Within the Pseudomonas guangdongensis genome, the region GGCTGATACCGCCCAAGAGTTCATATCGACGGCGGTGTTTGGCACCTCGATGTCGGCTCATCACATCCTGGGGCTGAAGCCGGTCCCAAGGGTATGGCTGTTCGCCATTTAAAGTGGTACGCGAGCTGGGTTTAGAACGTCGTGAGACAGTTCGGTCCCTATCTGCCGTGGACGTTTGAGATTTGAGAGGGGCTGACCTTAGTACGAGAGGACCGGGTTGGACGAACCTCTGGTGTTCCGGTTGTCACGCCAGTGGCACTGCCGGGTAGCTATGTTCGGAAAAGATAACCGCTGAAAGCATCTAAGCGGGAAACTTGCCTCAAGATGAGATCTCACTGAAGCCTTGAGCTTCCTGAAGGGTCGTCGAAGACTACGACGTTGATAGGTCGGGTGTGTAAGCGCTGTGAGGCGTTGAGCTAACCGATACTAATTGCCCGTGAGGCTTGACCATATAACACCCAAACAATCTGACAATTGTTGCGTGTGACAGGCCGAAAGCTTGCATGAACCGCAAATACCGAATAGAAACACCGCTATCACATACCTGATTCGGGGTCGCGCCACGGCGAGATCCCAACCGAATTGCTTGACGACCATAGAGCGTTGGAACCACCTGATCCCATCCCGAACTCAGCAGTGAAACGACGCATCGCCGATGGTAGTGTGGGGCCTCCCCATGTGAGAGTAGGTCATCGTCAAGCACCTATACCGAACCCCCGATTAGCGCACGCTGGTCGGGGGTTTCTCTTTGCGCCGAAAATGAACGGCGGCAACGATAAGCGATGCGCTAAAGCAGCTGCTATCGCTGCTCCGGCGAGCCGAGGCGCTCGGCCTTGTTCCCCTCGGCTGGGCAAGTCGGTGGGGGAAAGCCTGCGGAAGCGCGCCGGGCTCCGCTAAAATGGCACGCAGTCTTTCCCGAGCAATCCTCATGAGCGAAACCGAGTCGCGCCCCCTGCATGAGCTCCCGCTGGAGCAGCTGCTGGCCTGTCACGAGTGCGACCTGCTGATGCGCAGACCGGTGCTGGCCGTGGAGCAGAAAGCCTGCTGTCCGCGCTGCGGCTACGAGTTGTTGGCCCGGCGCAGCCAGATGGAGCGGCGCAGCCTGGCTCTGGTGCTGACCGCCCTGGCGCTGTTCGTGCCGGCCAACTTCCTGCCGATCATGCAGCTCGATCTGCTCGGCCAGACCACTCGGGACACGGTCTGGAGCGGCGTGCTCGGTCTCTACGACAGCGGCATGGAGGCGATCGCCCTGGTGGTGCTGCTCTGCAGCATGGTGGTGCCCCTGCTCAAGCTGCTCTGCCAGTTGCTGGTGCTGCTCAGCATCCGTGGCCGCAGGGCGCTGGCCTGGGGGCGCTGGCTGTATCGTTCGTACCATCACCTGCGCGAGTGGGGCATGCTGGAGGTCTATCTGATGGGCATCCTGGTGTCCATCGTCAAGCTGATGGACATGGCCGATCTGACCCTGGGGGTTGGGCTGTTCTGTTTCGTCGCGCTGCTGCTTGCGCAGGTCTGGCTGGAGGTGACCATGTCGCCGCAGCAGGTCTGGGAAGCGCTGGAGGATGACGATGCGCGCCCTTGATGCCGGCATCCTGGTCTGCCACGAATGCCAGCAGCTCAATCGCCCGCCCGCCGGGCAGCCGCCGCGCTGTAGGCGCTGCGGTGCCCGCCTGCACGGGCGCCGCCCGAAC harbors:
- a CDS encoding paraquat-inducible protein A → MSETESRPLHELPLEQLLACHECDLLMRRPVLAVEQKACCPRCGYELLARRSQMERRSLALVLTALALFVPANFLPIMQLDLLGQTTRDTVWSGVLGLYDSGMEAIALVVLLCSMVVPLLKLLCQLLVLLSIRGRRALAWGRWLYRSYHHLREWGMLEVYLMGILVSIVKLMDMADLTLGVGLFCFVALLLAQVWLEVTMSPQQVWEALEDDDARP